One Dromiciops gliroides isolate mDroGli1 chromosome 3, mDroGli1.pri, whole genome shotgun sequence DNA segment encodes these proteins:
- the LOC122747815 gene encoding basic proline-rich protein-like, with amino-acid sequence MPEGSGNQGKQGSLVRSSPETTGARGAQSPSQRKHLPAPSTISHPYNKSEPREKRRFPFPRPSCERCPKPPRAASGAGLACQPQTLGGTSQVPCRYRPPPGNVSSCGPSSGSSGCHRGCRSGVCGGRGTEPTPAAFPASPGSSPPGQLPPQQWLLLLKTTEAGGESQRFNTPLTPGLGPLKQTNKENSTHNGGLCSAVSATAAPDGAGSDAWSWENREEIGTRIERTQEGRVPTPRPPAPGEGGRRSGLLSFPRSPEGRPPPLHPELLSREAEQGERQHWPPRIRALSSGRGEARASTPGGRGCSFRRGPGRPPLPRIQTPAPHSRTNHVTAGPRTPHLPPAVAPGPGQTIRETQERRRAAPGTAGGRRPGSRGGEGSPPNNSGKTAAAAARLRRGAPRSSPPPPPPSSALSGASPLRNRDGKEKYPGLRTPRLPNPRGCPSAASSPRRGPGPAPSSASQPAEPGRAAPKGPRTRGEGGSPGQPPRPCAAAAPHYGVTSPRRWEAPLAAHPSPPPQSPPPEAVLPPATPTIGGLSWGKSGGLSSPGSGCGSTERTSPPPPHPPPSVTRTTPLGPVPG; translated from the exons ATGCCGGAAGGCTCTGGGAATCAGGGCAAACAAGGGTCACTGGTCCGCTCTAGTCCTGAAACGACAGGAGCTCGCGGCGCCCAATCTCCAAGCCAGAGGAAGCATCTCCCGGCCCCCTCGACGATAAGCCATCCATACAACAAATCAGAGCCCAGAGAAAAGCGCCGTTTTCCTTTTCCCCGTCCCTCCTGCGAGAGATGCCCGAAACCGCCGCGCGCCGCCTCTGGGGCCGGCCTGGCTTGCCAGCCGCAGACTCTAGGGGGCACCAGCCAAGTGCCCTGCCGGTACCGCCCTCCCCCCGGTAACGTGAGCAGCTGCGGCCCGTCGTCGGGGAGCTCGGGCTGCCATCGCGGCTGCCGGAGCGGCGTTTGCGGCGGCCGCGGCACAGAGCCCACCCCCGCCGCCTTCCCAGCCAGTCCTGGGTCTTCGCCCCCGGGGCAGCTGCCACCCCAGCAATGGCTCCTCCTCCTCAAGACAACAGAGGCCGGCGGCGAATCCCAGAGGTTTAACACCCCCCTCACCCCGGGGCTAGGCCCGCTAAAGCAGACAAATAAAGAGAACAGCACTCACAATGGGGGGCTCTGCTCCGCGGTTTCGGCCACAGCTGCACCAGATGGGGCTGGAAGCGATGCCTGGTCCTGGGAAAACAGAGAAGAGATTGGAACGAGAATCGAGCGGACCCAAGAAGGCCGCGTCCCAACCCCGCGTCCCCCCgccccgggggagggggggaggaggtcgggccttctttccttccctcgtAGCCCCGAGGGCCGCCCCCCACCCCTGCACCCAGAGCTCCTGTCTAGGGAAGCGGAACAAGGCGAGAGGCAACACTGGCCACCGCGCATCCGCGCCCtctcctcagggaggggggaagcgAGAGCCTCGACGCCAGGAGGGAGAGGATGTTCTTTCCGAAGGGGGCCCGGCCGGCCGCCTCTTCCACGAATCCAGACGCCCGCACCGCACTCCCGGACAAATCACGTCACCGCCGGGCCGCGAACTCCCCATCTGCCCCCAGCAGTTGCCCCGGGCCCGGG GCAAACAATACGGGAGACGCAGGAGCGGCGCAGGGCAGCGCCTGGGACGGCGGGGGGCCGACGACCGGGCTCTCGCGGGGGAGAGGGCAGCCCCCCCAATAACTCGGGAAAAACAGCGGCGGCGGCAGCCCGCCTCAGGCGGGGGGCGCCCCGGTCCTCGCCGCCGCCACCACCCCCCTCCAGCGCCCTCAGCGGCGCCTCCCCCCTCAGAAACAGAGACGGAAAGGAAAAATACCCCGGCCTCCGAACGCCCCGACTGCCAAACCCGCGGGGCTGCCCCTCCGCGGCCTCGTCTCCCCGCCGGGGCCCCGGCCCTGCCCCTAGCTCCGCCTCACAGCCCGCCGAGCCGGGCCGTGCTGCGCCGAAAGGGCCTCGGACccgaggggagggaggaagcccGGGGCAGCCCCCGAGGCCCTGCGCGGCCGCTGCGCCGCACTACGGGGTAACAAGCCCGAGGAGGTGGGAGGCTCCTTTGGCGGCTCACCCGTCTCCGCCTCCCCAGTCGCCTCCTCCGGAGGCAGTGCTGCCCCCAGCCACCCCCACCATCGGCGGACTTAGCTGGGGAAAGAGTGGGGGATTATCCTCACCCGGTTCTGGCTGCGGCTCCACGGAACgaacctcccctcccccgccccacccccccccttcgGTAACACGCACAACTCCACTCGGTCCAGTCCCGGGCTAA